From the bacterium genome, one window contains:
- a CDS encoding TrfA family protein: MGRPDDLSRDLADCLEGLRKTLAAATTHDDEGEAAPPAGSRVVQLPLWPESRRASPNAIFRSALFPALNFKEGRPVLKGRVLASVAGIKVLFTGERFDQSDLDVYLELLHHARFHPLGTECAFSVYGMLKALGRHTGNHDHKWLHGVLIRLCGGVVDITDQRKRYFGTLIHGGFTDELARHYRIRINTEFAGLFGFGMWASIDRAQRRALGRNATAKFLHAYYSTHAKPGPHRFETLAAIVGLNNSNRRQQRATLLTRIIHGY, encoded by the coding sequence ATGGGACGGCCCGATGACCTGAGTCGCGATCTCGCGGATTGCCTCGAAGGCCTTCGCAAAACCCTCGCGGCAGCAACCACCCACGACGACGAAGGCGAAGCCGCGCCCCCTGCTGGATCAAGGGTCGTTCAACTTCCTCTCTGGCCGGAAAGCCGCCGCGCATCTCCCAATGCCATCTTCCGCTCTGCGCTGTTTCCCGCCCTCAACTTTAAGGAGGGCCGGCCCGTATTGAAGGGTCGCGTCCTCGCGTCGGTCGCCGGCATCAAGGTGCTCTTCACGGGCGAGCGATTCGACCAATCCGATCTCGACGTCTACCTCGAGCTGCTGCATCACGCCCGCTTCCATCCCCTCGGCACTGAATGCGCTTTCTCCGTCTATGGCATGCTGAAAGCCCTTGGGCGACATACGGGCAATCACGATCACAAATGGCTCCACGGGGTGCTGATACGCCTCTGCGGCGGCGTGGTGGACATCACAGACCAGCGGAAGCGTTATTTCGGGACGCTGATCCATGGCGGCTTCACGGATGAGCTCGCCCGGCACTATCGCATACGGATCAACACGGAGTTCGCGGGCCTGTTTGGATTCGGGATGTGGGCGAGTATCGACCGCGCGCAACGCCGCGCTCTCGGCAGGAATGCGACCGCGAAGTTCCTTCACGCGTACTATTCGACCCACGCGAAGCCCGGCCCGCATCGGTTCGAGACGCTGGCTGCGATCGTCGGTCTCAATAACTCGAACAGGCGCCAGCAACGGGCGACGCTCCTAACCCGGATTATTCACGGTTACTAA
- a CDS encoding IS1380 family transposase, with the protein MAFDGGEITSDAGLVLLREFDERVGVTAALPTLIADPRDTRFTEHELLTLLRQRLYQIAAGYEDANDATALRRDPTLCTVAARGLTALASQPTLSRLENGVAWESIRLLETQGTEWLCRYEPRGPRDEIILDVDSTEDPTHGQQPFTFFNQHYGGYMYHPVLIFDGRSGLLLGSRLRPGNAMGSRQVIPLLRPLLARLRGHFGPAQPLALRADGEFAKPDLLAYAERHGLRYAIGFARNSRLQTLVQPLCEKAEALWERRGARVRLYASFSYQAHSWHRPRRVVAKIERTAEGRNLRFVVTNRRGRAQQIFHWYEQRGQAENYIKELKNDLAADRLSCAAYRANAFRLQLHAYAYNLAVLFRRRVLVGTELARSTMATLRGRLFKVGARVHRSVRRVWFHLASGWPGQALFERVLTHMAPLGAPG; encoded by the coding sequence GTGGCATTCGATGGGGGTGAGATCACCAGTGATGCGGGCTTGGTGCTGCTGCGGGAATTCGATGAGCGGGTCGGGGTGACGGCAGCATTGCCGACGTTGATCGCCGACCCGCGCGACACGCGGTTCACCGAGCACGAATTGCTGACGCTGCTGCGTCAGCGGCTGTATCAAATTGCCGCCGGCTACGAGGACGCCAACGACGCGACGGCGCTGCGGCGCGATCCGACGCTGTGCACGGTGGCGGCGCGCGGCCTGACCGCGTTGGCGTCGCAGCCGACGCTGTCGCGCTTGGAGAACGGGGTCGCGTGGGAGTCGATCCGGCTGCTGGAGACGCAGGGCACCGAATGGCTGTGTCGCTATGAACCGCGCGGTCCGCGCGACGAGATCATCCTGGATGTAGATTCCACCGAGGATCCGACCCACGGCCAGCAGCCCTTCACGTTCTTCAATCAGCACTACGGCGGCTACATGTATCACCCCGTGCTGATTTTCGACGGGCGCAGCGGGCTGCTGCTGGGCTCGCGGCTGCGGCCCGGCAACGCCATGGGGAGCCGCCAGGTGATCCCGCTGCTGCGCCCGTTGCTGGCGCGGCTGCGCGGCCACTTCGGTCCCGCCCAGCCGCTGGCGCTGCGCGCCGATGGGGAGTTCGCCAAGCCCGATCTGCTCGCGTATGCCGAGCGCCACGGGCTGCGTTACGCGATCGGCTTTGCCCGCAACTCCAGACTGCAGACCCTGGTGCAGCCGCTGTGCGAGAAGGCCGAAGCGCTCTGGGAACGGCGCGGGGCGCGCGTGCGGCTGTATGCCAGCTTTTCCTACCAAGCCCACAGTTGGCACCGCCCGCGCCGCGTGGTGGCCAAGATCGAACGCACCGCCGAGGGACGGAATCTGCGCTTCGTGGTGACCAACCGCCGCGGCCGGGCTCAGCAAATCTTCCACTGGTACGAGCAACGCGGGCAGGCCGAGAACTACATCAAGGAACTCAAGAACGATCTGGCCGCCGATCGGCTGTCGTGTGCGGCCTATCGCGCCAATGCCTTCCGGCTCCAACTGCATGCGTACGCGTACAACCTGGCAGTGCTCTTCCGCCGCCGCGTGCTCGTCGGGACCGAGCTGGCCCGCAGCACGATGGCCACGCTGCGCGGGCGTCTGTTCAAAGTGGGCGCCCGCGTTCACCGCTCGGTGCGCCGGGTGTGGTTCCACCTCGCCAGCGGGTGGCCGGGGCAGGCGCTGTTTGAGCGCGTCCTCACCCACATGGCCCCCCTCGGCGCGCCGGGATAG
- a CDS encoding tyrosine-type recombinase/integrase: protein MAELSLGHLEDLRTALRKRELSDKSIRNVIDGSLRAMFRDAADEEIPVGFPFPKLRWPERIVPGPSPFNAEERDRLLAYFRAKSWKFGGFNDSRPHYAYFAFLYTLFFTGMRPSEAAALRLHSVNLEARTIYVDRSRHLGTEAPPKTQRARRTVRLTPGAADVLTPLVAFEAAPDDHLFLNIHGEPIEQANFYDLFRDAQRALKMAPLRDLYSTKDTYISLALTNGVSLPWLSEQTGVAVATILKHYGRFIHSTQADDLELSKIGDSAEPSQGNSEQFEHRFEHREGPEKPTPRISKKRKASPTGFEPVLPT, encoded by the coding sequence ATGGCAGAGCTGTCCCTCGGCCACCTCGAGGATCTGCGCACCGCGCTGCGCAAGCGGGAGCTTTCGGACAAGAGCATCCGGAACGTCATTGACGGATCGCTGCGCGCCATGTTTCGCGACGCGGCCGACGAAGAGATCCCGGTCGGATTTCCGTTTCCCAAGCTCCGCTGGCCGGAGAGGATCGTGCCGGGCCCCTCCCCCTTTAACGCCGAAGAGCGGGATCGGCTGCTGGCCTACTTCCGCGCGAAGAGCTGGAAGTTCGGCGGCTTCAACGATTCGCGGCCTCACTACGCCTATTTCGCGTTCCTCTACACGCTTTTCTTCACGGGGATGCGCCCGTCCGAAGCGGCGGCCCTTCGCCTCCACAGCGTCAATCTGGAGGCGCGGACGATCTACGTGGACCGGTCCCGCCACCTCGGCACCGAGGCACCGCCGAAGACCCAACGTGCGCGCCGCACGGTGCGGCTCACGCCTGGAGCGGCCGACGTTCTGACTCCGCTCGTCGCGTTCGAGGCCGCGCCCGACGACCACCTCTTTCTCAACATCCACGGGGAGCCGATCGAGCAGGCCAACTTCTACGACCTCTTCCGCGATGCGCAGCGCGCCCTGAAGATGGCGCCGCTGCGGGATCTCTACTCGACCAAGGACACGTACATCTCGCTGGCGCTCACTAACGGCGTCAGCCTGCCCTGGCTCTCCGAGCAGACAGGCGTCGCTGTGGCGACGATCCTGAAGCACTATGGGCGGTTCATCCACTCAACGCAGGCGGACGATCTTGAGCTGTCGAAGATCGGTGATTCCGCCGAGCCTTCGCAGGGAAATTCGGAGCAGTTTGAACACCGGTTTGAACACCGGGAAGGCCCCGAGAAGCCAACTCCGCGAATTTCCAAGAAAAGGAAAGCGTCCCCGACGGGATTTGAACCCGTGTTGCCGACGTGA
- a CDS encoding anion transporter produces MPLVLAVFAVVYLGMLVGGVPGTGLDRTGVALLGAIALVAGGALGAAAAWQAVDVATIALLFALMVVSGQLAQAGFYAALTARITTAALSPPLLLAILVLSAGLLSAVLVNDVVCLAMAPIVVAGCAGRRLDPRPFLLALAAAANVGSAATLIGNPQNILIGQVLRLSFAGYLADAAVPALLGLGVVWWVIARQSGGRWQGAEPSRAIAVPRLDVWQSGKGLAVLAALIVGFVAGVGERDVLALAGAAVLLVSRRTASRGLLAQVDGQLLLLFVALFIVNHAVAASGLLAVLRDRLAAGMVDLQRPGWLFAVTVALSNLVSNVPAVMLLLPLANGEQAGAILGLASTLAGNLLLVGSIANLIVVDQADRLGIAIGWREHARAGVPITVLTSALAIAWLWWRSGPG; encoded by the coding sequence ATGCCGCTCGTCCTCGCCGTCTTCGCCGTGGTGTACCTGGGGATGCTGGTCGGCGGCGTGCCGGGGACGGGGCTCGACCGCACCGGCGTCGCGTTGCTCGGCGCCATCGCCCTCGTCGCCGGCGGAGCGCTCGGCGCCGCGGCGGCGTGGCAGGCGGTGGACGTCGCCACCATCGCGCTGCTGTTCGCCCTGATGGTGGTATCGGGGCAACTGGCGCAGGCCGGATTCTACGCCGCGCTCACCGCCCGCATCACCACCGCGGCGCTGTCGCCGCCGCTGCTGCTCGCCATCCTGGTGCTGAGCGCCGGCCTGCTCTCGGCGGTGCTGGTCAACGACGTCGTCTGTCTGGCGATGGCGCCGATCGTCGTCGCCGGCTGCGCCGGCCGCCGACTCGACCCGCGGCCCTTCCTGCTCGCCCTGGCGGCGGCGGCGAACGTCGGCTCGGCGGCGACCCTGATCGGCAACCCGCAGAACATCCTGATCGGACAGGTGCTGCGCCTGTCGTTCGCCGGCTACCTGGCCGACGCGGCGGTGCCGGCGCTGCTCGGCCTCGGCGTCGTCTGGTGGGTGATCGCGCGCCAGAGCGGCGGGCGCTGGCAGGGCGCCGAGCCGTCGCGGGCCATTGCGGTGCCGCGGCTCGACGTCTGGCAGAGCGGCAAGGGACTGGCCGTGCTGGCGGCGTTGATCGTCGGCTTCGTGGCCGGCGTCGGCGAGCGCGACGTGCTGGCGCTCGCCGGCGCGGCGGTGCTGCTGGTCAGCCGACGCACCGCGTCGCGGGGCCTGCTGGCGCAGGTCGACGGGCAGCTCCTGCTGCTCTTCGTCGCGCTCTTCATCGTCAACCACGCGGTCGCCGCGTCGGGTCTGCTGGCGGTGCTGCGCGATCGGCTGGCCGCTGGGATGGTCGACCTGCAGCGGCCGGGGTGGCTGTTCGCGGTCACCGTGGCGCTCTCCAATCTGGTCTCCAACGTGCCGGCCGTGATGCTCCTGCTGCCGCTGGCGAACGGCGAGCAGGCAGGCGCGATCCTCGGCCTCGCCAGCACGCTGGCCGGCAACCTGTTGCTGGTCGGCAGCATCGCCAACCTGATCGTCGTCGACCAGGCCGACCGGTTGGGCATTGCCATCGGCTGGCGCGAGCACGCGCGCGCCGGCGTCCCGATCACCGTCCTGACCTCGGCGCTCGCCATCGCCTGGCTCTGGTGGCGCAGCGGCCCGGGTTGA
- a CDS encoding HAD family hydrolase, protein MPRASVVTLLDIDNTLLDNDAVTADLRAHLTAEVGRQRQARYWQIFEELRGELGYADYLGALQRYRLEQPQDSHLLALSMFLIDYPFANRLYPGSLDVIAHVKRWGPAVVLSDGDVVFQPRKIHRAGIFEAVDGNILVYIHKEQELADVARRYPAKHYIMVDDKPRLLDAVKRSWGERVTTVFPRQGHYALDPDAFARCAIPDVTLQRIGELVDYDLQTLLAAARPAPRPPRRRR, encoded by the coding sequence ATGCCGCGCGCCTCCGTCGTCACCCTCCTCGACATCGACAACACGCTGCTCGACAACGACGCCGTCACCGCCGATCTGCGCGCCCACCTGACGGCCGAGGTCGGCCGCCAGCGCCAGGCGCGCTACTGGCAGATCTTCGAGGAGCTGCGGGGGGAGCTCGGCTACGCCGACTACCTGGGCGCGCTGCAGCGCTATCGCCTGGAGCAACCGCAGGACTCGCACCTGCTGGCGCTGTCGATGTTTCTCATCGACTATCCGTTTGCCAACCGCCTCTACCCCGGCTCGCTCGACGTCATCGCGCACGTCAAGCGCTGGGGACCGGCGGTGGTGCTCTCGGACGGCGACGTCGTCTTCCAGCCGCGCAAGATCCACCGCGCCGGGATCTTCGAGGCGGTGGACGGCAACATCCTGGTGTACATCCACAAGGAGCAGGAGCTCGCCGACGTGGCCCGCCGCTATCCGGCGAAGCACTACATCATGGTCGACGACAAGCCGCGCCTGCTCGACGCGGTGAAGCGGAGCTGGGGCGAACGCGTCACCACCGTCTTCCCGCGCCAGGGGCACTACGCGCTCGATCCCGACGCCTTCGCCAGGTGCGCGATTCCCGACGTGACGCTGCAGCGCATCGGCGAGCTGGTCGACTACGACCTCCAGACGCTGCTCGCCGCGGCGCGACCGGCGCCGCGTCCGCCGCGCCGCCGTCGCTGA
- a CDS encoding right-handed parallel beta-helix repeat-containing protein produces the protein MWARGTRVGMLCAALLALAARPAAAQCAGDCNGDGTVAINELIIGVNIALGTAEAGTCAAFDADGSGDVTINELIAAVNAALNGCPAAACVPRPGGRCVEIAPGPDAQDDLLAALIEAQPNDTIYLRAGTYTLDQQLSLDVDDVTLKGEGQDKTILSFSGQTSGGEGLLVQSDGFVAEDIGFEDSPGDLLKIEGATGVTMRRVRAEWTRGPSVENGAYGLYPVQCRDVLIEDSIVRGARDAGIYVGQSRNIIVRRNNVHENVAGIEIENSTDADVYENVATNNAGGILVFNLPGPPVQDGRRTRVFNNQIVENNIENFAIPGSSVSGVPSGTGSMVLANDQVEFFGNTFRDNNSTHIVVISYNTAAFFGQTPAHNPDFDPYSEGTFIHDNTFIGGGTAPSAILAALVDLIGTPLPNILTDGDINRAHLVDGVLPDRLRLCVQQPGATFVNLDVPNNFANITTDLATVDCTHDALSGVVIGTGRHIVLHPGDGEEAVLTALLEAEPGDDILLTAGTYPITMPLSLTVDHVTIRGEGMDATVLSFTGLQGGGEGLLVQGDDFTLQDIGLEDTPKNDIVKVIGADGVTFRRVRAEWTNGADTDNGAYGLYPVQCKDVLIEDSIVRGASDAGIYVGQSRNIIVRNNVVELNVAGIEIENSTGADVHGNVATANTGGILVFNLPGLAVYGARTRVHDNQVYRNNTPNFAPAGNTVAAVPTGTGIFVLANDQVEIFNNIIRENDTNAISVISFNTAQFFGLPAPTDPRFDPFSESIYILDNSYQGGGTDPDLGDLTAVFVQLVGGLPVPQIAYDGDVDPAKLVGGALPDALRFCVQDPAGTFVNLDIPGLVGGAPMVSKDPTPFNCGLPRLAPVSIPGVK, from the coding sequence GTGCGCCGGCGACTGCAACGGCGACGGCACGGTGGCGATCAACGAGCTGATCATCGGCGTCAACATCGCGCTCGGCACCGCCGAGGCCGGGACCTGCGCCGCGTTCGACGCCGACGGCAGCGGCGACGTGACGATCAACGAGCTCATCGCCGCCGTCAACGCGGCGCTGAACGGCTGTCCGGCCGCCGCCTGCGTGCCGCGGCCGGGCGGACGGTGCGTCGAGATCGCGCCCGGCCCCGACGCCCAGGACGACCTGCTGGCGGCGCTCATCGAGGCGCAACCGAACGACACCATCTATCTGCGCGCCGGAACCTACACCCTTGACCAGCAGCTCTCGCTCGACGTCGACGACGTGACGCTGAAGGGCGAGGGCCAGGACAAGACCATCCTCTCGTTCAGCGGCCAGACCAGCGGCGGCGAGGGCCTGCTGGTCCAGTCGGACGGCTTCGTCGCCGAGGACATCGGCTTCGAGGACAGCCCCGGCGACCTGCTGAAGATCGAGGGCGCCACCGGCGTCACAATGCGCCGGGTGCGCGCCGAGTGGACGCGCGGGCCGTCGGTCGAGAACGGCGCCTACGGCCTCTACCCGGTGCAGTGTCGCGACGTGCTGATCGAGGACTCGATCGTGCGCGGCGCCCGCGATGCCGGTATCTACGTCGGCCAGTCGCGCAACATCATCGTCCGCCGCAACAACGTGCACGAGAACGTCGCCGGCATCGAGATCGAGAACTCGACCGATGCCGACGTGTACGAGAACGTCGCCACCAACAACGCCGGCGGCATCCTGGTCTTCAACCTGCCCGGCCCGCCGGTGCAGGACGGCCGACGCACCCGCGTCTTCAACAACCAGATCGTCGAGAACAACATCGAGAATTTCGCCATCCCGGGCTCGTCGGTGTCCGGCGTGCCGAGCGGCACGGGATCGATGGTGCTCGCCAACGACCAGGTGGAATTCTTCGGCAACACCTTCCGCGACAACAATTCCACCCACATCGTCGTGATCAGCTACAACACCGCCGCCTTCTTCGGGCAGACGCCGGCCCACAATCCGGACTTCGATCCCTATTCGGAAGGGACCTTCATCCACGACAACACCTTCATCGGTGGTGGCACCGCGCCGTCGGCCATTCTCGCGGCGCTGGTGGACCTGATCGGCACCCCGCTGCCCAACATTTTGACCGACGGCGACATCAACCGCGCCCACCTGGTCGACGGCGTCCTGCCCGACCGTCTGCGCCTGTGCGTTCAGCAGCCGGGCGCCACCTTCGTCAACCTCGACGTGCCGAACAACTTCGCCAACATCACCACCGACCTGGCGACGGTGGACTGCACGCACGACGCGCTGTCCGGGGTGGTGATCGGCACGGGCCGGCACATCGTCCTCCATCCCGGCGACGGCGAGGAGGCGGTCCTCACCGCGCTCCTCGAGGCGGAGCCGGGCGACGACATCCTGCTCACCGCGGGCACCTATCCGATCACCATGCCGCTGTCGCTCACCGTCGACCACGTCACCATCCGCGGCGAGGGCATGGACGCCACCGTCCTCAGCTTCACCGGCCTGCAGGGCGGCGGCGAGGGCCTGCTGGTGCAGGGGGACGACTTCACCCTGCAGGACATCGGTCTCGAGGACACGCCGAAGAACGACATCGTCAAGGTGATCGGCGCCGACGGGGTCACCTTCCGCCGCGTGCGCGCCGAGTGGACCAACGGCGCCGACACCGACAACGGCGCGTACGGTCTGTACCCGGTGCAGTGCAAGGACGTCCTGATCGAGGACTCGATCGTGCGCGGCGCCTCCGACGCCGGCATCTACGTCGGCCAGTCGCGCAACATCATCGTTCGCAACAACGTCGTCGAGCTCAACGTCGCCGGCATCGAGATCGAGAACTCCACCGGCGCCGACGTACACGGCAACGTCGCGACCGCGAACACCGGCGGCATCCTGGTCTTCAACCTGCCGGGCCTGGCGGTGTACGGGGCGCGCACGCGCGTCCACGACAACCAGGTGTACCGCAACAACACCCCCAACTTCGCCCCGGCGGGGAACACGGTGGCGGCGGTGCCGACGGGCACCGGCATCTTCGTGCTCGCCAACGACCAGGTGGAGATCTTCAACAACATCATCCGCGAGAACGACACCAACGCCATCAGCGTCATCAGCTTCAATACGGCGCAGTTCTTCGGCCTGCCGGCGCCGACCGATCCCCGGTTCGATCCCTTCTCGGAATCGATCTACATCCTCGACAACAGCTACCAGGGCGGCGGCACCGACCCGGATCTCGGCGACCTGACGGCGGTGTTCGTGCAACTCGTCGGCGGCCTGCCGGTGCCGCAGATCGCCTACGACGGCGACGTCGACCCGGCGAAGCTGGTCGGCGGCGCGCTGCCCGACGCCCTGCGCTTCTGCGTTCAGGATCCCGCTGGCACCTTCGTCAACCTCGACATCCCCGGACTGGTCGGCGGCGCGCCGATGGTGAGCAAGGACCCGACCCCGTTCAATTGTGGCCTGCCGCGCCTGGCGCCGGTCAGCATTCCGGGGGTGAAGTAG